A window from Sphingopyxis alaskensis RB2256 encodes these proteins:
- a CDS encoding DUF1801 domain-containing protein — MAKAELKTKATEVSVADFIAAVPDARRREEAAVVDAIHRRVTGHEPKMWGPSIIGYGSYDYVYESGRSGTFCRAGFSPRKAAMTIYLMGRYCDRQKDADALFARLGKHRTGKSCLYINKLADVDLDVLEQLVALSWDAMNERYPD; from the coding sequence ATGGCCAAGGCCGAACTCAAGACCAAGGCGACCGAGGTTTCGGTCGCCGACTTCATCGCCGCGGTGCCCGACGCACGGCGACGCGAGGAAGCGGCGGTGGTCGATGCGATCCACCGCCGCGTCACCGGCCACGAGCCGAAGATGTGGGGGCCATCGATCATCGGCTACGGCAGCTACGACTATGTCTATGAGAGCGGCCGCTCCGGCACCTTCTGCCGCGCCGGCTTCAGCCCGCGCAAGGCGGCGATGACCATCTATCTGATGGGCCGGTATTGCGACCGGCAGAAGGACGCCGATGCGCTGTTCGCGCGGCTCGGCAAGCACAGGACGGGCAAGTCGTGCCTCTATATCAATAAGCTGGCTGACGTGGACCTTGATGTTCTGGAACAGCTCGTCGCGCTGAGCTGGGATGCGATGAACGAACGATACCCCGATTAA